A window from Deltaproteobacteria bacterium HGW-Deltaproteobacteria-18 encodes these proteins:
- a CDS encoding twin-arginine translocation pathway signal protein: MKHSRRHFLCSMANLAVAGVALSLAPSAFAAKPGSRSLTFANTHTGEKLHIVYANGNQYVPGALKTLNRFLRDHYTGQIGRMDPKLFDLLYKLKLTLGSNEPFEIVSGYRCPATNTKLRRKGGGGVAKRSLHMEGKALDLRLADVSLADLRDAAKDSRKGGVGFYPKDGFVHVDTGVVRSW, encoded by the coding sequence ATGAAACATTCACGTCGTCACTTTCTCTGCAGCATGGCCAATCTGGCCGTGGCCGGTGTCGCCCTGTCCCTTGCCCCTTCGGCCTTCGCGGCCAAACCCGGGTCTCGCAGTTTGACCTTCGCGAATACGCACACCGGCGAGAAACTGCACATCGTCTATGCAAACGGAAACCAGTATGTTCCCGGTGCCTTGAAAACACTCAATCGTTTTCTGCGTGACCATTACACGGGACAGATCGGGCGGATGGATCCGAAACTCTTTGATCTTCTGTACAAGCTCAAGCTGACACTGGGGAGCAATGAGCCTTTCGAGATCGTCTCCGGCTACCGCTGTCCGGCCACCAATACGAAATTGCGCAGAAAAGGTGGCGGCGGTGTCGCCAAACGCAGCCTGCACATGGAAGGCAAGGCCCTCGACCTGCGCCTGGCAGACGTCTCCCTCGCCGACCTGCGCGATGCCGCAAAGGATTCCCGCAAGGGCGGCGTTGGATTCTACCCGAAGGACGGGTTTGTGCATGTCGATACCGGCGTGGTTCGCAGCTGGTAG
- a CDS encoding murein L,D-transpeptidase: MCMEQFDLSCCNRSCPTRLQAGAKMSRRAMFILLMGFFSWVNFQGAAAFADGSQLWFKDGRPVGEALEAVAILSDAAEEGLSPRKYGAAALGQALEATQGAEVMAPGVIMRLEQDLADAMLRYFRDLHFGQIDPRQIQENFTPNAPDRFDPAAHLQRALQTGRMREAVAEAAPQVPLYGRLRQARARYSELADDPVFSKLWQSPLPPLPNGKLEIGESYAGMPLVTLRLIALGDLPRETGMTEFYEGHIVKGIMDFQVRHGMEPDGVIGRKTFAQLGVAPSARVRQIELSMERLRWTPLLHAPRMIAVNIPEHMLEAYEVENGTVDIQTSMRVIIGSALDTRTPLFDGRMRSIEFSPYWNVPLSIARSEVVPKILRDPSYFTRQGFEIVSADGRIITTLSLDDLEAVRTGKMRIRQRPGPKNALGDIKFIFPNKDSIFLHHTPTTHLFEKQRRDLSHGCIRVEDPVGLAKFVLRHDKVWNEERIREAMSAGVSTTLSLREPLQVVLAYNTVQIKNDGRVHFFQDIYGQDKLLDQALRRSVQTSQ, translated from the coding sequence CTGTGCATGGAGCAATTCGATTTGAGCTGTTGCAACCGTTCTTGTCCCACGCGACTCCAGGCCGGAGCAAAAATGAGCCGACGTGCGATGTTTATCCTGTTGATGGGATTTTTTTCATGGGTGAATTTTCAGGGAGCAGCGGCTTTTGCCGACGGCAGCCAGCTCTGGTTCAAGGACGGTCGGCCAGTCGGCGAGGCGCTTGAAGCTGTCGCCATTCTGTCCGATGCTGCCGAGGAGGGCCTCTCGCCGCGAAAATACGGCGCGGCCGCCCTCGGTCAGGCGCTGGAGGCGACGCAAGGTGCCGAAGTGATGGCGCCAGGCGTCATCATGCGCCTTGAGCAGGATTTGGCTGATGCGATGCTCCGCTATTTCAGGGATCTGCATTTCGGACAGATCGATCCGCGTCAGATTCAGGAGAATTTCACGCCCAATGCCCCTGACAGATTTGATCCGGCCGCACACCTTCAGCGAGCGTTGCAGACCGGTCGCATGCGTGAGGCCGTGGCCGAGGCCGCTCCGCAGGTGCCGCTTTATGGCCGTCTGCGCCAGGCCCGGGCCCGTTACAGTGAGCTGGCGGATGATCCGGTTTTCAGCAAATTGTGGCAGTCGCCGCTCCCCCCTCTGCCGAACGGCAAGCTGGAAATCGGGGAATCCTATGCCGGGATGCCGCTGGTCACGCTGCGCCTCATCGCTCTTGGCGACCTTCCTCGCGAGACGGGCATGACCGAATTCTATGAAGGCCACATCGTGAAGGGAATCATGGATTTTCAGGTCCGTCACGGGATGGAGCCGGATGGGGTCATCGGGCGCAAGACATTTGCGCAGCTTGGCGTGGCCCCTTCCGCCCGGGTGCGGCAAATCGAGCTGTCCATGGAGAGGCTGCGCTGGACTCCGCTTCTGCATGCGCCGCGCATGATCGCCGTGAATATTCCGGAGCACATGCTTGAGGCTTATGAGGTGGAAAACGGCACGGTCGATATTCAGACATCGATGCGGGTCATCATCGGCAGCGCCCTGGACACGCGCACGCCGCTCTTTGACGGCCGGATGCGGTCCATCGAGTTCAGCCCCTACTGGAATGTTCCCCTGTCCATCGCCAGGTCCGAGGTCGTGCCCAAGATTTTGCGCGATCCGAGTTATTTCACACGGCAGGGATTTGAAATCGTGTCCGCCGACGGGCGTATCATCACGACACTGTCCCTGGATGATCTGGAGGCGGTGCGCACAGGAAAGATGAGGATTCGCCAGCGGCCAGGCCCCAAGAATGCATTGGGCGACATAAAATTCATATTTCCCAACAAAGACAGCATTTTCTTGCATCATACGCCGACCACGCATCTTTTTGAGAAGCAGCGGCGTGATTTGAGCCATGGTTGCATTCGGGTTGAAGACCCGGTAGGGCTGGCGAAATTTGTCCTGCGACACGATAAGGTCTGGAACGAAGAGCGCATCCGCGAAGCGATGAGCGCAGGCGTTTCCACCACGCTGAGTTTGCGTGAGCCGCTGCAGGTCGTGCTGGCCTACAATACGGTGCAGATCAAAAACGATGGCCGTGTCCATTTTTTTCAGGACATATACGGCCAGGACAAACTTCTCGACCAGGCCTTGCGCAGGTCCGTTCAAACCAGCCAATGA
- the pal gene encoding peptidoglycan-associated lipoprotein, translating to MRKSSVIVLIVLAFSLAMAGGCSKKVSSTPVGTSAAGSSADTGGLSAEQLEAQRLAELRRQAIDKIGADRIYFAFDRSELTDLSRQILAEKAELMKTHPSLNLLIEGHCDERGTNEYNMALGERRARAAYEYLVLMGIEAGRLTIISYGEEYPAVPGSSEEAWAKNRRDEFKASVN from the coding sequence ATGAGAAAATCAAGCGTGATCGTGCTGATCGTTCTGGCTTTCAGCCTTGCCATGGCCGGTGGCTGTTCCAAGAAAGTGAGCTCCACTCCCGTCGGAACCTCGGCCGCCGGTTCGAGCGCGGATACAGGCGGCTTGAGCGCCGAGCAGCTTGAAGCGCAGCGCCTGGCCGAACTGAGGCGGCAGGCTATCGACAAGATCGGTGCCGACCGGATCTATTTTGCCTTCGACAGAAGCGAGCTTACGGACCTGTCCCGTCAGATTCTGGCGGAAAAGGCCGAACTCATGAAGACGCATCCATCCTTGAATCTACTGATCGAAGGGCATTGCGACGAGCGCGGCACCAATGAGTACAACATGGCTCTTGGCGAACGTCGGGCCAGGGCCGCCTATGAATATCTGGTCCTCATGGGGATCGAGGCCGGGCGGTTGACTATCATAAGTTACGGCGAAGAATATCCGGCAGTACCAGGTTCAAGTGAAGAAGCCTGGGCCAAGAACAGGCGCGACGAGTTCAAGGCTTCGGTAAACTAG
- a CDS encoding universal stress protein, which produces MSMFSKILCPVDFSESSTAIAKTAREFALKFDADILVVYVAPSMIQYEIFDLPAASLPQLVGDIVTGAEKTMTEFVDKHFSDVRATGKVVSGDAAEAIVNLAQAEKADIIIMSTHGRQGLNRLLFGSVAEKVVKTSAVPVMTIRPQ; this is translated from the coding sequence ATGAGCATGTTTTCCAAAATCCTCTGTCCCGTGGATTTTTCCGAATCCAGCACGGCCATTGCCAAGACGGCGCGGGAATTCGCCCTCAAATTCGATGCCGACATCCTTGTGGTGTATGTCGCGCCGTCGATGATTCAGTATGAGATCTTCGATCTGCCTGCCGCATCCCTGCCGCAGCTTGTCGGAGACATCGTCACGGGAGCGGAAAAAACCATGACCGAATTCGTGGACAAGCACTTTTCCGATGTTCGGGCAACGGGCAAGGTGGTCAGCGGCGATGCGGCCGAAGCCATCGTAAATCTGGCCCAGGCGGAAAAAGCGGACATCATCATCATGTCCACGCATGGCCGTCAGGGCCTGAACCGTCTTCTTTTCGGCTCCGTGGCCGAAAAAGTCGTCAAGACATCGGCCGTGCCCGTCATGACCATCCGCCCTCAATAA
- a CDS encoding polar amino acid ABC transporter permease codes for MIARFNSLRCRCGTACSIVAYALTMLCVAWVVLRGAESMGYNWQWYRVPRFILLPDGSPGPLLQGAGITLLVSGLGLAGAAVLALGTALLRLSGSVVGQAMARGYLELIRNTPLLVQIFFIYFVLAPAVDLGRLSSAVLALSLFEGAYASEIIRAGILAIPRGQWEGALSLGMKKPSIYMQVILPQALRNVLPPLTSQGVSLIKDSALVSTIAIYDLTMYGQAIIAETFLSFEIWSVVALIYLVFTVTLSSLARLLEKHSSSPHLEDSCTE; via the coding sequence ATGATAGCCCGATTCAATTCCTTGAGGTGCCGTTGCGGAACGGCGTGTTCCATCGTTGCCTACGCCCTGACCATGCTCTGCGTGGCCTGGGTCGTGTTGCGCGGCGCGGAGAGCATGGGCTACAACTGGCAGTGGTACAGGGTTCCGCGCTTCATCCTGCTTCCGGACGGCAGTCCCGGTCCCCTGCTGCAGGGCGCGGGCATAACCCTGCTTGTTTCCGGGCTTGGCCTTGCCGGCGCGGCCGTCCTCGCGTTGGGCACCGCCCTGCTCCGGCTGTCAGGCTCCGTGGTCGGCCAGGCCATGGCCAGAGGATATCTGGAACTTATCCGCAACACGCCGCTTCTGGTCCAGATATTCTTCATCTATTTCGTCCTGGCCCCGGCCGTGGACCTTGGCAGACTGTCCTCGGCAGTGCTGGCCCTGTCCCTGTTCGAGGGGGCCTATGCCTCGGAAATCATCAGGGCGGGCATCCTGGCCATCCCGCGCGGTCAATGGGAAGGGGCGCTCAGCCTGGGCATGAAGAAGCCGAGCATCTACATGCAGGTCATCCTGCCCCAGGCCCTGCGCAATGTCCTTCCACCGCTGACCAGCCAGGGTGTCTCTCTCATCAAGGACTCGGCCCTGGTCTCGACTATCGCCATCTACGACCTGACCATGTACGGCCAGGCCATCATCGCGGAGACCTTCCTGAGCTTTGAAATCTGGTCTGTCGTGGCGCTCATTTACCTTGTCTTCACGGTCACCCTGTCGTCACTGGCCAGATTGCTGGAAAAACATTCATCTTCACCACATCTGGAGGATTCATGTACAGAATAA
- a CDS encoding amino acid ABC transporter substrate-binding protein, producing MYRITAILILCLSLCAGLMPVESSAAEKSVLDQVMERGVLRVGFDTFVPWAMKDKNGEYIGFEIDVARRVAADMGVEIEFVPTKWSGIIPALLTGKFDVIIGGMGIQPARNLKVNFSNPYEFSGMSLVASIAAAPNLSSLDDFNKPEIILSAKTGATSVAAAKKHMPKATVRMFDDEAQALQEVLNGRAHAMVASAPFPEQQAIRNKDKLYLPLQGETFTQEPIGFAVRKGDHDFLNFLNNWVLVAGAEGWLAERYAYWFKTMDWEAQIK from the coding sequence ATGTACAGAATAACCGCAATTTTAATCCTGTGTCTCAGCCTCTGCGCAGGCCTCATGCCTGTGGAAAGCTCGGCGGCCGAAAAAAGCGTGCTTGATCAGGTCATGGAGAGAGGCGTGCTGCGTGTGGGCTTCGACACGTTCGTGCCCTGGGCCATGAAGGACAAGAACGGCGAATACATCGGCTTCGAGATCGACGTGGCCCGGCGCGTGGCCGCGGACATGGGCGTGGAGATCGAGTTCGTACCCACCAAATGGTCGGGCATCATACCGGCCCTCTTGACCGGCAAATTCGACGTCATCATCGGCGGCATGGGCATCCAGCCCGCCCGCAATCTCAAGGTCAACTTCAGCAACCCCTACGAATTCTCCGGCATGTCCCTGGTCGCGAGCATTGCGGCGGCACCGAACCTGTCCTCCCTGGACGACTTCAACAAGCCCGAGATCATCCTGTCCGCGAAAACCGGCGCAACTTCCGTAGCTGCGGCAAAAAAACACATGCCCAAGGCCACGGTGCGAATGTTCGACGACGAAGCCCAGGCGCTGCAGGAGGTCCTGAACGGCAGAGCGCACGCCATGGTCGCCTCGGCCCCTTTTCCGGAGCAGCAGGCCATCCGCAACAAGGACAAGCTCTACCTGCCGCTGCAGGGCGAAACCTTTACCCAGGAACCCATCGGCTTTGCAGTGCGCAAGGGTGACCACGACTTCCTGAACTTCCTGAACAACTGGGTGCTGGTGGCCGGAGCCGAAGGCTGGCTGGCCGAGAGATATGCCTACTGGTTCAAGACCATGGACTGGGAGGCTCAGATCAAGTGA
- a CDS encoding amino acid ABC transporter permease, which produces MLGQYLLREDGRPGLLLQGLFTTIRLTCWSALIALFLGVWAGLARTSPSLYLRLMGSTYVELCRNLPPLVLIFLCYFFLADQIAPALGLQDALRTAPDGVKAVAGVLIGRLDQVDAFVTAAFTLGLYEGAYVAEIVRGGIRSVDAGQWEAGRAQGFPRFGLMVFIIMPQAVRNMIPPLAGQIISTIKDSAIVSVISIQELTFQGMQLMATTYLTMEVWTCVALLYFLLTFSCSMGAARLEFRLRRRYTV; this is translated from the coding sequence GTGCTCGGCCAATACCTGCTGCGCGAGGACGGGCGTCCCGGCCTGCTGCTGCAGGGCCTCTTCACTACCATCCGCCTGACCTGCTGGTCCGCGCTCATCGCCCTTTTCCTGGGCGTGTGGGCAGGGCTGGCCCGAACAAGCCCCAGCCTGTACCTGCGGCTCATGGGCAGCACCTATGTCGAACTGTGCCGCAACCTGCCGCCCCTGGTTCTCATTTTTCTGTGTTATTTTTTCCTGGCCGACCAGATCGCCCCGGCCCTCGGGCTTCAGGACGCACTGCGCACGGCCCCGGACGGAGTCAAGGCCGTGGCCGGAGTGTTGATCGGACGCCTGGACCAGGTTGACGCCTTTGTCACGGCGGCCTTCACTCTTGGGCTCTACGAAGGGGCATATGTCGCTGAAATCGTCCGCGGGGGAATTCGGTCGGTGGATGCCGGGCAGTGGGAAGCGGGACGCGCGCAGGGGTTCCCGCGCTTTGGGCTCATGGTCTTCATCATCATGCCCCAGGCCGTGCGCAACATGATCCCTCCGCTGGCCGGGCAGATCATCTCCACGATCAAGGATTCAGCCATCGTGTCGGTCATCTCAATCCAGGAACTGACCTTCCAGGGCATGCAACTCATGGCCACGACCTATCTGACCATGGAGGTCTGGACCTGCGTGGCGCTCCTGTACTTCTTATTGACCTTCTCCTGCTCCATGGGCGCTGCCCGCCTGGAATTTCGCCTGCGCCGCAGGTACACGGTCTGA
- a CDS encoding radical SAM protein: protein MKEWGGRLPVALVFPEAARHGLSTLGWQVVYRLLASREELAVERFFWDPTSPRPRSVDSGRDLGLFPLVLFSLNFEGDFPTAIRLLQDADIPVRAEERNSWPMILAGGPVAFLNPFPLMPALDGIFVGEAEAGLSAVMDALAKAWNAGGEKTAALEDIARLPGMLVPGKSLEPVRRLVDTSGSRKLHDPAYSCFVSSEAQFRDMLLLEVNRGCPYGCRFCAAGSIYKPPRHAELETLQEIVTRCAPQKVGLVGTALTDWQDLLPFLRWLQDRKIKFSLSSLRADGLTDELLGFLRHTGTRSVTLALEGASRRLRQAMNKHFSEEAFLEAVTRISRLQFNTLKLYMITGWPDENEDDWAEFESFLGRIEEARRLGQGNRKKGVELVSLSVSCLVPKAWTPLQWATIPDEDWFKKAMKRFKGAVGRFKGMRFAGENPGQARVQMFLARGGEEIFPCLERAAEIGLAEAVKEFDEMVRQVFARPLDRDSVFPWERLDIGVSRKFLYSEWTKYKHGMVSPPCPESCPECRACGMDRFLSLPHGS from the coding sequence CTGAAGGAATGGGGAGGACGCCTGCCCGTGGCTCTGGTTTTTCCGGAAGCCGCTCGGCACGGACTCTCCACTCTGGGCTGGCAGGTTGTCTATCGACTGCTCGCAAGTCGCGAGGAGTTGGCCGTTGAACGTTTCTTCTGGGATCCCACTTCTCCGAGGCCCAGGTCCGTTGACTCCGGACGCGACCTGGGCCTCTTCCCCCTTGTTCTTTTCAGCCTCAACTTCGAAGGCGATTTTCCCACCGCAATACGCCTCCTGCAGGATGCCGACATTCCCGTCAGAGCCGAAGAACGTAATTCCTGGCCCATGATCCTTGCAGGTGGACCAGTGGCATTTCTCAACCCGTTTCCGCTCATGCCGGCGCTGGACGGGATTTTTGTCGGCGAGGCAGAAGCCGGGCTTTCGGCCGTCATGGATGCACTTGCAAAAGCCTGGAACGCCGGCGGGGAGAAGACTGCGGCGCTGGAGGATATCGCCAGACTGCCCGGAATGCTGGTTCCCGGCAAAAGCCTTGAACCCGTGCGCAGGCTTGTCGATACGTCCGGGTCCAGGAAGCTGCATGATCCGGCTTATTCCTGTTTTGTCAGTTCCGAGGCCCAGTTTCGGGACATGTTGCTCTTGGAAGTCAACCGGGGCTGTCCCTACGGTTGCCGTTTCTGCGCGGCAGGCAGCATCTACAAGCCTCCCCGTCATGCCGAACTGGAGACCCTGCAGGAAATCGTGACGCGTTGCGCTCCGCAAAAAGTGGGGCTGGTGGGAACGGCCCTGACCGACTGGCAGGACCTGTTGCCCTTCTTGCGCTGGTTGCAGGATCGCAAGATCAAATTTTCGCTGTCTTCGCTGCGTGCCGACGGCTTGACCGATGAGTTGCTCGGATTTCTTCGCCATACCGGCACCCGTTCCGTGACTCTGGCCCTGGAGGGGGCGAGTCGCCGCCTGCGTCAGGCCATGAACAAGCATTTCTCGGAAGAGGCTTTTCTGGAAGCCGTGACGCGCATCAGTCGTTTGCAGTTCAACACCCTGAAACTTTACATGATCACGGGCTGGCCGGATGAGAATGAGGATGACTGGGCTGAATTCGAATCCTTCCTGGGTCGCATTGAAGAGGCCAGGAGGCTGGGGCAGGGCAACCGCAAGAAGGGAGTCGAGCTTGTCTCCCTGTCGGTAAGCTGCCTTGTGCCCAAGGCCTGGACTCCCCTGCAGTGGGCGACCATACCGGACGAGGACTGGTTCAAGAAGGCCATGAAGCGTTTCAAGGGCGCTGTCGGGCGCTTCAAGGGCATGCGTTTCGCGGGAGAGAACCCCGGTCAGGCGCGGGTGCAGATGTTTCTGGCCCGGGGAGGAGAGGAAATTTTTCCCTGTCTGGAACGGGCGGCCGAAATAGGCCTAGCCGAAGCCGTCAAGGAATTCGACGAAATGGTGCGACAGGTGTTTGCCCGACCCCTCGACCGGGACAGCGTGTTTCCCTGGGAACGTCTGGATATCGGAGTTTCAAGAAAATTTTTGTATTCGGAGTGGACCAAGTACAAACACGGGATGGTCAGTCCCCCCTGCCCCGAGTCCTGCCCCGAGTGCAGAGCCTGCGGGATGGATCGCTTCCTGTCATTGCCGCACGGGAGTTAG
- a CDS encoding cell division protein FtsZ produces the protein MDFLEIEREDNALIKVIGVGGGGGNAVNNMIKAAMQGVTFIAANTDMQALKHSQAEYKIQLGDKLTKGLGAGANPDMGRDAALESQAQIRDILGDCDMVFVTAGMGGGTGTGAAPVIAQVAKDMGALTVAVVTKPFFFEGKRRQQQAERGIKELREIVDSIITIPNDRLLTLASKKASFVDMLGKADEVLFHAVKGISDLIMVPGLINLDFADVKAVMEEMGLAMMGTGIASGDGRAREAALKAITSPLLEDVTIDGARGVLMNITCGPDLTIEEVSEAASIVHEAAHEDAKIYFGTVFDMNCVDEMRITVIATGIQDGNAPLEKGTKVTPFAANPAANRLGAENEGSFIRPRTRKITVNESADLSVPAYIRAKTQPGAEEKRHEVRKIVNGGDDAEFLFEEEEFEIPSFIRMQAD, from the coding sequence ATGGATTTCCTGGAAATTGAACGCGAAGACAATGCTTTGATCAAAGTCATCGGAGTGGGTGGCGGAGGCGGCAACGCGGTGAACAACATGATCAAGGCCGCCATGCAGGGCGTGACCTTCATCGCGGCCAACACAGACATGCAGGCCCTGAAGCATTCCCAGGCCGAATACAAGATCCAGCTCGGCGACAAGCTGACCAAGGGTCTCGGCGCCGGTGCGAATCCGGACATGGGCCGGGACGCAGCTCTTGAGAGCCAGGCGCAGATCAGGGACATCCTGGGCGACTGCGACATGGTCTTCGTCACCGCCGGAATGGGCGGCGGCACGGGCACGGGCGCGGCTCCGGTCATCGCTCAGGTGGCCAAGGACATGGGCGCGCTGACCGTGGCCGTTGTCACCAAGCCTTTCTTTTTTGAAGGCAAGCGCCGGCAACAGCAGGCCGAACGCGGGATCAAGGAGCTTCGCGAGATCGTCGACAGCATCATTACCATCCCCAACGACCGCCTGCTGACCCTGGCGTCCAAGAAGGCCTCATTCGTGGACATGCTGGGCAAGGCCGACGAAGTCCTTTTTCACGCCGTGAAGGGCATTTCCGACCTGATCATGGTCCCCGGCCTCATCAACCTCGACTTCGCCGACGTGAAGGCGGTCATGGAAGAGATGGGTCTGGCCATGATGGGCACCGGCATCGCTTCCGGCGACGGCAGAGCCCGCGAAGCGGCGCTCAAGGCCATCACCAGCCCGCTGCTCGAAGACGTGACCATCGACGGCGCTCGCGGCGTGCTCATGAACATCACCTGCGGTCCGGATCTGACCATCGAAGAAGTCAGCGAAGCCGCCAGCATTGTGCATGAAGCCGCTCACGAGGATGCCAAGATCTACTTTGGTACGGTCTTCGACATGAATTGCGTGGATGAAATGCGCATCACCGTCATCGCCACCGGCATCCAGGACGGAAACGCGCCCCTTGAAAAGGGAACCAAGGTCACGCCTTTCGCCGCGAACCCGGCTGCGAACCGACTCGGAGCTGAAAACGAAGGCTCCTTCATCAGGCCGCGCACCCGTAAAATTACGGTCAACGAGAGCGCCGATCTCAGCGTTCCCGCCTATATCCGGGCCAAGACCCAACCCGGTGCGGAAGAAAAGCGGCATGAGGTTCGCAAAATAGTGAACGGAGGCGACGACGCCGAGTTCCTGTTCGAAGAGGAGGAATTTGAAATTCCGTCATTCATCAGAATGCAGGCAGACTAG
- the ftsA gene encoding cell division protein FtsA, whose product MAKSELIVGLDIGTTKICTVVGEVGTDSLVDIIGIGTSPSTGLRKGVVVNIEQTVQSIKKALEEAELMAGCEIRAVYAGIAGSHIKGFNSHGVIAVKGGEVTARDIERVIDAAKAVAIPLDREVIHILPQEYIVDDQTGIADPLGMAGVRLEVKVHIVTGAVTSAQNIVKSCHKSGLDVEDIVLEAFASSKAVLTDEEREIGVALVDIGGGTSDIAIFHGNSIKHTGVIALGGTNLTNDIAFGLRTPTQAAEKIKIKYGCALAELVKKDEIIEVPSVGGREPRKLTRQVLAEICEPRMEELLALVDQELIRSGYKKLIGAGVVLTGGASRIEGIQELAEQVFNLPTRTGSPAGVGGLKDVVDSPTYATAVGLLLYGAEKHGRDSKIRIRDKNIFHSILARMKKWFVDIS is encoded by the coding sequence ATGGCCAAGTCTGAATTGATCGTCGGTCTGGACATCGGAACGACAAAGATATGTACCGTTGTGGGTGAGGTGGGGACGGACTCGCTGGTGGATATCATCGGCATCGGCACCAGCCCCTCCACGGGCCTCAGGAAGGGCGTGGTCGTCAACATCGAACAGACCGTGCAGTCCATCAAGAAAGCCCTCGAAGAAGCCGAGCTCATGGCCGGCTGCGAGATCCGCGCCGTGTACGCCGGGATCGCGGGCAGCCACATCAAGGGCTTCAACAGCCATGGCGTCATCGCGGTCAAGGGCGGTGAGGTCACGGCGCGTGACATCGAGCGGGTCATCGACGCGGCCAAGGCCGTGGCCATTCCGCTCGACCGCGAGGTCATCCACATCCTGCCCCAGGAGTACATCGTCGACGACCAGACAGGCATCGCCGACCCTCTGGGCATGGCCGGGGTGAGGCTTGAGGTGAAGGTGCACATAGTCACCGGAGCGGTGACCAGCGCACAGAACATCGTCAAGAGCTGCCACAAGTCGGGGCTCGACGTCGAAGACATCGTGCTTGAGGCATTCGCCTCGTCCAAGGCCGTGCTGACCGACGAGGAACGGGAGATCGGCGTCGCGCTGGTGGACATAGGTGGCGGCACCTCGGACATCGCAATTTTTCACGGCAATTCCATCAAGCACACCGGGGTCATCGCCCTTGGCGGGACCAACCTGACCAACGACATAGCCTTTGGTCTGCGCACGCCGACCCAGGCCGCCGAGAAGATCAAGATCAAGTACGGCTGCGCGCTCGCCGAATTGGTCAAGAAGGACGAGATCATCGAGGTGCCGAGCGTCGGGGGCCGTGAGCCGCGCAAGCTGACCAGACAGGTCCTGGCGGAGATCTGCGAACCGCGCATGGAGGAATTGCTTGCACTGGTTGACCAGGAGCTGATCCGCTCCGGGTACAAAAAACTTATTGGCGCGGGAGTGGTGCTGACCGGCGGCGCTTCCCGCATCGAAGGGATTCAGGAATTGGCGGAGCAGGTCTTCAACCTGCCGACCAGGACGGGTTCGCCTGCCGGAGTGGGCGGACTCAAGGATGTGGTGGACAGCCCGACGTATGCCACGGCGGTGGGGCTGCTTCTCTATGGCGCGGAAAAGCACGGGCGGGACAGCAAGATCCGCATCCGCGACAAGAACATCTTTCATTCCATCCTGGCGCGGATGAAAAAGTGGTTCGTGGACATCAGCTGA